The Episyrphus balteatus chromosome 4, idEpiBalt1.1, whole genome shotgun sequence genome includes a window with the following:
- the LOC129917705 gene encoding uncharacterized protein LOC129917705, with protein sequence MSSSKIILKILFTLCVWSFVMLGLFKIHDGQMVSQEYVSVPINGRILLQKENKYGIDLTSTTTDRFDPYEILVDNRTAMDDEQLVRDVESRIPSLPIAYWSKNKNFLQQKSSTCAKYPSIFELEFNNIYWQTMRTSNGTFQLFGAYYDIRKSSLLGPSVRILGMIDRIEPKVKTFCQFWFDGQKEPFIVKTFEYKYIWYNKWGNYKHGIYQPYLIACQIPKPFHGIVPSSVSMVERECDTATNNLRVIYNRPPDDQKKGFAVCVKGLDFLYDDLSVRLIEWIEMLNLLGADKIFFYNLQVHPNISKVLSHYEQEGIVQVIPLTLPGGQPNVPGFQHLYLKKKTNHKRQNEVIPYNDCLYKNIYRYDYIALLDIDEVIMPKNDDTSWMELMKRVIPKAKKIRPEGFASYNFRNVYFLDDHQHDHGWHKDVPKYMHMLQHVHRAKNYTKPNQYVKCFHNPEKVLTLHNHFPLACLGGVCKSYPVDTEDAQLQHYRADCVKTLLKSCEQYRENSIEDKTIWKYKDELVRRSVKTLETLGYFKKTSSNSIASTPNGSTER encoded by the exons ATGTCAAGTTCAAAAATAATCCTTAAGATATTATTCACACTTTGTGTGTGGTCGTTTGTTATGCTGGGACTGTTTAAAATTCATGATGGGCAGATGGTATCACAAGAATATGTTTCGGTTCCAATAAATGGTCGAATTCTATTACAAAAGGAAAACAAGTATGGAATTGATCTAACCTCGACAACAACAGATAGATTTGATCCCTATGAAATTCTGGTTGATAATAGAACTG CAATGGACGATGAGCAGCTTGTCCGTGACGTAGAATCCCGAATTCCGTCGCTCCCAATAGCATACTggagtaaaaacaaaaactttttgcaacaaaaatccTCAACATGTGCCAAGTACCCTTCAATATTTGAACTAGAATTCAACAATATCTACTGGCAGACCATGCGAACTTCAAACGGTACATTTCAACTATTTGGTGCATACTATGACATTCGTAAGAGTTCACTACTCGGGCCAAGTGTACGTATTTTAGGAATGATCGATCGTATTGAACCAAAGGTGAAAACATTTTGCCAATTTTGGTTTGACGGACAAAAAGAACCATTTATTGTGAAGACATTCGAATATAAATACATTTGGTACAATAAATGGGGCAATTATAAACACGGTATTTATCAGCCATATTTAATTGCCTGCCAAATTCCAAAGCCATTTCACGGAATTGTTCCGTCATCAGTGTCGATGGTTGAAAGAGAATGTGACACTGCCACAAACAATTTACGAGTTATTTACAATCGACCACCCGACGATCAAAAAAAGGGATTTGCTGTTTGTGTCAAGGGTCTAGATTTTCTGTATGACGACCTCTCGGTTCGCCTAATAGAATGGATTGAAATGCTCAACCTACTTGGAGCCGATAAAATATTCTTCTATAATCTACAAGTCCATCCGAATATTTCAAAAGTTCTCAGCCATTACGAACAAGAGGGAATTGTTCAAGTAATTCCACTAACCTTGCCCGGAGGTCAACCGAATGTGCCTGGTTTTCAGCATCTGTAcctgaaaaagaaaactaatcACAAACGCCAAAACGAAGTTATACCCTACAACGACTGTCTATATAAGAATATCTATCGATACGATTACATAGCTCTGCTTGATATCGACGAAGTGATTATGCCCAAAAATGACGACACCTCATGGATGGAACTGATGAAACGCGTAATACCAAAAGCCAAGAAGATAAGACCCGAAGGTTTTGCAAGCTATAACTTTCGTAATGTATATTTCCTGGATGACCATCAACATGATCATGGCTGGCACAAAGATGTACCCAAGTATATGCATATGTTGCAGCATGTACATCGAGCGAAAAACTACACCAAGCCAAACCAATACGTAAAATGCTTCCACAATCCCGAAAAGGTGCTCACTCTGCACAACCATTTCCCATTAGCATGCCTGGGTGGGGTTTGCAAGTCCTATCCAGTGGACACAGAAGACGCCCAATTGCAGCATTATAGGGCAGATTGTGTTAAGACATTGCTCAAATCTTGTGAACAGTATCGTGAAAATTCAATAGAAGATAAAACCATTTGGAAGTACAAGGACGAGCTTGTAAGACGATCAGTTAAAACACTAGAAACACTtggatattttaagaaaacatcATCAAACTCAATCGCGTCCACACCAAATGGCTCAACAGAACGGTGA